From the Micromonospora sediminicola genome, one window contains:
- a CDS encoding NAD(P)-dependent alcohol dehydrogenase yields MRAVRMTAPGVLELAEVPTPEAGPGEVLLRVGAVGACHSDLHILDAAAGMFPTPMTLGHEIAGTVEAAGPGVDGWSSGDRAAVYGIIGCGRCRACLRGEENRCRVTPVGGIGLSRDGGLAEYVVVPASRLLHVGDMDLTQAAPLTDAGLTPYHAVELARPRLRPGTTCVVIGIGGLGHMAVQILLATTAVRIVAVDTNVAALDLASRLGAHHVVQAGPDSVDKIRDLVGPPPDGADVVLDFVGAQPTLDTARQVVATGGQLLLVGLAGGTLPVRPVADEPPTVPLETGVVVPFWGTRAELQEVVALARDGRLHADVQTFPLAEAPEAYEALRRGDIHGRAVIVP; encoded by the coding sequence ATGCGCGCGGTACGGATGACCGCACCCGGGGTGCTGGAGCTGGCCGAGGTCCCGACGCCCGAGGCCGGGCCCGGTGAGGTGCTGCTGCGCGTCGGCGCGGTCGGCGCCTGCCACTCCGACCTGCACATCCTCGACGCGGCGGCGGGGATGTTCCCCACCCCGATGACGCTGGGCCACGAGATCGCCGGCACGGTCGAGGCGGCCGGGCCCGGCGTGGACGGCTGGTCGTCCGGGGACCGGGCCGCGGTCTACGGCATCATCGGCTGCGGGCGCTGCCGGGCCTGCCTGCGCGGCGAGGAGAACCGCTGCCGGGTCACGCCGGTCGGCGGCATCGGGCTCAGCCGCGACGGTGGGCTGGCCGAGTACGTGGTGGTGCCCGCGTCCCGGCTGCTGCACGTGGGCGACATGGACCTGACCCAGGCGGCCCCGCTGACCGACGCCGGGCTGACCCCGTACCACGCGGTGGAGCTGGCCCGGCCCCGGCTGCGGCCCGGCACCACCTGCGTGGTGATCGGCATCGGCGGGCTGGGCCACATGGCGGTGCAGATCCTGCTCGCCACCACGGCGGTGCGGATCGTCGCGGTGGACACCAACGTCGCGGCGCTGGACCTGGCCAGCCGCCTCGGCGCCCACCACGTGGTGCAGGCCGGCCCCGACTCGGTCGACAAGATCCGCGACCTGGTCGGCCCGCCGCCGGACGGCGCGGACGTGGTGCTCGACTTCGTCGGCGCGCAGCCCACGCTGGACACCGCCCGGCAGGTCGTCGCGACCGGCGGTCAGCTGCTGCTCGTCGGCCTGGCCGGTGGCACGCTGCCGGTCCGGCCGGTCGCCGACGAACCGCCAACGGTGCCGCTGGAGACCGGCGTGGTGGTCCCGTTCTGGGGCACCCGCGCGGAACTCCAGGAGGTCGTCGCGCTGGCGCGGGACGGCCGGCTGCACGCCGACGTGCAGACGTTCCCGCTGGCCGAGGCGCCCGAGGCGTACGAGGCGTTGCGCCGGGGCGACATCCACGGCCGGGCGGTCATCGTCCCCTGA